From Punica granatum isolate Tunisia-2019 chromosome 1, ASM765513v2, whole genome shotgun sequence:
CCTTCCTTACCTTTCAAATAGATGACATATATTATCTCAAAAAgatttacatcaaattgattccTAATTCAACTATAGAGAAAATCAAAGTCTACTTCAggtttatatatatgacattCGTCTCACATACCCATTTATTTGATTTGTTGAAGTATTTCTCGCAAAAATAACCAACAAATCTGCAAAAGTGCTGTTTCCAATCCAGCGCTTTTGGCCCTCGAGTATCCAACCCCCTTCTACCTGTAAGAATACCATTGTCTGACTAAAACTGtcatgaaaaagaaatgaataatGAAGGACTGAACAGATGAGTGCCGCCACCTTTGTGGCTGTCGTTCTTAAAGCACTTGCGTCACTTCCATAATCAGGTTCTGTCAAAGCCTAGGATGTTGCAAAAGGATCAGCTAACTTGATTAATTGCAGAAACAGACTTAAGTTAAAACAAACAACCATCTTTAGTTCTGCTACTCACCCAACAGGCCACGGTGCTTAGTTCTGCTAAAGAAGGTAAATACTTATTCTTCTGCTCCTCTGACCCACATAGTGCTATCCTTGACAAGAGAGTTGAATAATATACAGAGTTAGCTCTAATCCTGCAGGCTGACAGTACTTATaactcgaaaaaaaaaatcaaggagGGATATGGAGGAGAAAGAGATTAGGCTCTGACCAATAGTGAGCATTGCCAGGGAGGAATGAACCAAGATGAATGTGGAACAACTAGCATCCACCCTAGCCACCTCGGCAACAGAGATAGCACTTCCGGTAATGGACAGACCAGGGCAACCATAACCCTAATTAGCCAAAACGACTTCAGCATCACAATAGTGTACTCATTCCCAAAAAgataaagagaaagagaataGATTCTCTAGGACCCATTAAATCATCTTACATAGCAGAAACAAAAACAGAAAGCAGTCCTATAATGTTATGGCAGGTAAGCTAACTTAAAACAAGAGGCCATCAATCTGTTCATCAGTCAGGGTATCTAGTGGagatattttattatgaaatctAGTCATCCCAATGATCTATAACATGCCAGCACCGCCCACATCACAGACAGGCACTTAACCGTTCATGAAACGGTGCATCTCTAAAATTCATTGCATCATAAAACTAATCCACAATACTAGCATCAGAAAATCTGGAAATATCTCGAGATGTCATATCACTTTGCAAAAATTGACTGAAGTGATGTACCTTGATAGTGCCACCAGCAATACGGAGGGCGCCGAGCTTGGGCACGACATCAAATGGAAACTCTGCCTTCTCCCAGTACTGAAGAGAAAAAGCTCAAATGTCAGTCTTTATCCAGGTTGCAGGTAAACCTCAATGGGAAGTGCAGAGAATTCTACCACAACGCTCGAATTCACAGACAGTTGCGTACGTGTTAGATTATGATAAAAAGACGAGCAAGAGAGATACCCCTGTCATTATTGGAGCGACATCCTTTTCCATGCATTTTCTCACTTTCATCCTTATAGCTTGCTCCTCGGGAGTAAGCAAATCATCGAAATGATAATAATCAGAAGCTGAAGTTTCAAAGGAACAAATACATCAGAGAGGAACTGCTTAACTGCCAGGTCTTTAACCAGCTGATATGCATGATATTAGAAGGAACGAATCATCCTTTTTGCGAGCACCGTCAGATGATTTTAGTCTTTCGCCATGCCAAAGTGTTGCAAAAGAGTAGGCGATGCAAAGGGAGGACGAATAATTTCATGGGCAATGGTTTTATGCTGGAAATATCTGCAAAATAGGGGCGGTCAGTTCTTACTACAAGGAGGGAATATTGAAGCAGGAGTTGCTTGAGGGAACGCCAGAGAGACTTCCATTGCCGGTAAGCCAAAATAGGAAATCCTTCCACTTTTGTCGAGTCCAGCTGCATAAGAAGGATTCGCTTTAATCAGACAGCGATGCACGAGCACAATCAAAAATCGCCTTTAACGAACTCATGTCTCGTTGACCACAGACAGTCGAAATCAAATTCCAGTAACTCAGCAAGACACcaatcattgaaaaaaaaaaaggctcgTCAGCCTTCACCGATCATCGGCCGATCCAACTAAGACAGGCCAGTTGCATGTAAAAGAGAATTCGGAGTAGTTTATAGTTTCCGGTGATATTGGGAACCTGGATTGAGAGATGAGTGAGCTGTCATGGTGAAGCGGACTGCGAACGCCGAGTCACGACGGAGCTTAGCGGCTGACGAGAGTCGATTGAAGAAAGAATCTGGCTTTATCTATACtggaggaaggagaagaagatggtAATGATGGTCAAGAGAATTGGGCACGCAATTTAAGGAAGGGGGACCGCGGTAGGCTGTTGTcgtataaaaattattatcttccatttgattttatagtataatttaaaattttaaaaaataatgatataaattagattcattttttaattttatataaattattttattttattgtaaaaaaaagtaatataaattaaattcattttttaattttgtatgaattattttattttattatggataaaattatattaaaattatgattttaaaattatgattttaaaatgtgatTGACAAATCAAACAAGTCCTATTTTCTGGATCATTAACAttgatttgtttttttggtaataaataaataaatatattatttatttatttattttaggaaaaaaggaaaagcccTTTCCAGTCCTCAATCTTGAGTtgccttttcattttgtccTCAACACTTTCCGTCAGGGATGGGCGGCCGCCAACGAGTCCCCTTCCATCGTAATCGATGGATCCCACTGCCCTCACCTTCTTCCTTTCTCTTCTGACAAGCGATGCATGTTcattccttttttaaaaaattttctaaaattttttatttctcaaaaTATTTGGATGAAAAATTGGACGACAAAACTGAAACGAACGAATTGTTCAATATTTAGGatgaaaataaacaaaaaaaaaatttgtaacgaaaatgaaaaagttatGTAAGTTTGATGACCAAAATTAGCCTTTTCCCTCtatattttatctttcttatattattaCTTCGAAACGTTGTTAATTCTGCAAGTActactttaatttttaaagttttacTTAATTATAAGCAATATTCATTCATCATTTTCCTATCTTTTAGGAAAGGctaaaataatttaagaaagaaagagaaatatacCCACGTCCACTTTAAGGAAAATCCTCATCCACATTTCCTTTAGAATTTCTCTACGGTTATTTTCTATGGTTTCCTTTTGTCcagaataaaaatttgaaaactcCTATTAATTGTACACAAATAATCATATAATCGAGAAACTCCTTTACATGCACTCATGCATTTCAAACGTTTTGCAAGCATATTGACATGTTTCGTATAAGCCGTGTGCTATGCACGGATTACTTtcttgtgtgtgtatatatatatatatatatatatatctgtgtgtgtatatatatgtaaaaaaaataatatacgTAAATGGTTCTGTGCTTTTGATGCTTTCTctacttttatttaattattattaaaaggaACTCCCTTACTTTGACATGTGATGTGAACCCAATCTCGGGACGGGCCAGCTAGCCAGCCCAACAGACCCGCTCGAGGAGAATCACACCAAACTTGGGCTCAGCTATTGGCTCGGCCCGGTTTTCAGGTAGTCCTGAGAGTAGAGGATCCTGTCCTCTCTACAGCGGTTCAAGGaaaaaaccaattaaaatccaTTTTCCATTATTATGCTTgcatttggttttcgagtcgaataaaaatccaattaaacttaattttatataatgattataagtgttaatatatatagtgatgTTTAagaatgtatatatgtatgtatatatagatgtgaaagtagatgaaaaatttattaaaaaaatgcgtgataaaatttattatataattaaagaaaaaataaaaatataattattatattattgaactttagaagaaatgaaaaatgtaaaaagataAAGTTGCGCTGACTtaagtaaaatataaattaggaaatgaaataaagccctataatttttaaataaaaagagaaaaaagactTTTTTGAAGCTGGCATTGGACCAAACGTCGATATGAGCAGCAGCCAGCAGCAGCATCGATTCGATCACTGAGGAGAGGACGAAGAAGTCTGCAGCCGAAACGTTCAGAAAGCTCGAATCTTTAGTGGCGGCAGCTGATTTCGCCATGTTCGCTAAGCGCCTGCTAGAGAAGGCTATACAGCACCATGGCCATGCTCAggttctttaatttttactgcctgctctgcttcttcttcaatgctgCTCGTCGTTGTCGATCTCCATTGTTTGTTTTTCCACTTCAATGATTACAAGTAGCGATAAGTTCGAGCTTCAGTGTGAAATTTGCAATTTGAACTCCGCTAACTGATAGTGATTGGATCGTTTCAGCATGACTGAGCAGTTTAAGCGTTTTGCTTGGCTAATAGCACTTGATCCCGAGCTAGTACTGTGTTTCCGAACTCCAATGTTTGAATAGTGATTCATCAATTTCTTACTTGAATTGCGATGATAAAGGTGACCAATTTGAGCCTTGGCGAGCAAATTTACAACGGTTTATTTATGTTGACTTCAATTGAGATAACAGGCATTGCTTTTTAGGAAATGCTCGATCCACATTGACTTGCTCATGTGCATGTTCTGTCTCATTTCTAATTATTGTTATTCATGATTCAGCTGAACGTGCATCATGGTAATTTGGAATCAAAGGACATTGACTTTCAAGCTTACATTCATTACGGCATCCCATCTACGGCATcaattcttgcttttgatccCATTCAGAGACTTTTGGCAATTGGAACATTGTGAGTGAAAATCCATCAGCTTATTGATCATTATCAAAATCATGTCTTCCTTGCAGTGTTTTCTAAGGGAAGAAAGGTGCTTTTTTTGCACTTCCCTTTGGTTCTGATCGATTTAAGTAACTATTTTCTGCAGAGATGGCAGAATCAAAGTGATTGGTGGTGATGGTATTGAAGGGCTCCTTATATCCACAGACCAACTGCCTTTCAAACACTTGGAGGTATACACATTTCCATGAAGGCTATTTTATGTGGATGCGTGTAATGTTTTAGTTCCCAGAGGGTGAATATGCACGAATTTATGGGATCTGGATATGCCCAAATTGTGCAACAGTAGCATGACATTGAGCTGTACTGGATACTTTTCGGCACACCTTGTCCTGCTTGACCATTAGGACCAATGCTTTCAGCAGGAAGGGAAATAAATGCTTAGGACTGAATTGTAAATCTGTTCGATGGAATGGATGTAAGGTGAAGGAACGAATAATTCCTCATCATTCTGCCTCATATCGTAGTGTTTGTAGTAAACTACAGGGAAATCTAATTTTGCAGGGTCACAATTATATGTTTGTTTTGAAGTTCTATGAGATTTGTTTATATGGCATATTGTAGTGACTATGACTTTGTCACTACTTGGGTACTCTTTGCTGGGTAATGCTACTTGGGTTGCTGCTTCTCTATTAAGTAGCCTCCTAAGTATCATTCTGCGGTAGACTAATCCCTCACCTTTCTCTTGCAGTTTCTTCAAAACCAGTGTTTCTTGGTCAGCTTATCAAATGGCAATTACATTCAGGTATTGCTGATAGGTCAGCATTGTAGATGGTTAGACGCTAAGATTGCAATTCTTTTTCACCATTTATAAGTATTGACTAGGTCTATAAAATGAATCCGATTCAATACTGCTTCTCATTCTTGGCAGGTTTGGAACCTAGAGAGTCGGAGTGCTGCTTCTTGCTTGCAGTGGGAATCAAATATCACAGCCTTTTCTGTAATTAGTGGCTCCAGCTTCATGTAAGTATGTGATCGGTCCTCACTTCATTGATTAAAAGTCAACATGGGTGCACGGTTCATGAGTTCTCCTTTACAACATGCAGTTACATTGGCGATGAGTGTGGTTCGCTCTCTGTACTCAAGTTtgatgctgaagatggaaaGCTCTTGCGACTCCCCTATCATATAACTGCAAGTTCTATAGGCAGTAATATCtccatctttctttctttaaggTCATATTCGcttttttgttatttgttACCAGGAATGAGTAATTTGGTACTTAATTTGTCCATTATGATCCCTTGAGAAAAAAGCAGTATAAGTGTATAAGCGACTACAAATATCTTGATCCCTTGAAAAATAGTATTATGACTTATTTTTTCAACTTCA
This genomic window contains:
- the LOC116211616 gene encoding acyl-coenzyme A oxidase 4, peroxisomal isoform X1; the protein is MTAHSSLNPAGLDKSGRISYFGLPAMEVSLAFPQATPASIFPPCTSDYYHFDDLLTPEEQAIRMKVRKCMEKDVAPIMTGYWEKAEFPFDVVPKLGALRIAGGTIKGYGCPGLSITGSAISVAEVARVDASCSTFILVHSSLAMLTIALCGSEEQKNKYLPSLAELSTVACWALTEPDYGSDASALRTTATKVEGGWILEGQKRWIGNSTFADLLVIFARNTSTNQINGFIVKKDAPGLTVTKIENKIGLRIVQNGDIVMKNVFVPDDDRLPGVNSFQDTNKVLAVSRVMVAWQPIGISMGIYDICHRYLKERKQFGAPLAAFQVNQQKLVQILGNVQAMFLVGWRLCKLYEAGKMTPGQASLGKAWITKTARETAALGRELLGGNGILSDFLVAKAFCDLEPIYTYEGTYDINSLITGREVTGLASFKPAASRSQRSRL